TACTTAGACTGTGAATTCCTTTCCATATTCTTTTAGTAAAGCCTTGCAGCCATATAGAACTAATCACCATAGAAACACGTCTTAAAACCTCTTTTCTATACGTTCGGCTGCTACAGAAGTGGGAACTAAACCTCGCGATGCAGTAAAAATTGGATATGCTAGCTGTTCTACTTTACAGAAATCGGAAAAAATGACTCCAACCCCAACCATAATTCTGGTCAGAAAAAAAAAATGGTTGAGTGACTCGTGTGCTTGTGTGATATATGTGTATCCTAAAATCAGGGACATAGGGCCGAAGGCGAAAATGGAGTAATGGGTGAGATCATCTAGATAATGCATATCAAGTTGTCTACGTAACACCTCATATAATATACTCTATGTCCAATGTTTAccaaaataaaaaagaaaaaagaaaaaaggaaagCATCTTAACAACAAACCTGTTGGAAACAAAAGGGACCACTCCAAACGTAAGACCAGAAGCAGCTTGCACAAACAAAGAGAACCCAAACATAGTGAGTATAGAACCCCAGAGTGAGCCAACTCTTCCAAGCGCAACACATAACAGACCAGCCACCAATTGTACTAACCACAAACTCCACAGCCTCCCTCTCATCCCAAACAGCCTCCCCATTAAATCCGAAAGCACCCCTCCAGCTGGTCTCGACACAATATTGGCCAATCCAAAGCTAGCTGCTACAGCCCCTGCGGTTTCAAGATCTAAGTTAAATCTGTCATAAAAGTATTGTGCAATGATATTATCTGTAGTCATCTCCACACCGAAACAGAAGGCATATACTAAGGCTAGAATCCATCCTCGATAATTCAACAGACCGTGAAGGAGTCCTTTGAACACGCTCTCTTTTTCATCGTTTGTTTTACGGGAACTAAATTGTTTATAGTTCCCCTCTGGTAGGTCCTGGCCCAACGTCAGGACCATAATTGCAGTTCCAGCTTGGAGTGTTGCGGGCACAATAAACGCAACACGCCACGCTAGAAAAGATGAAATGTTTAAGGACGTGATTATTGCGACAATTAGAGGCATAATAAGTTGTGCTAAGCCAGAACCGACATTAGCCCATCCTGCAACAAGTCCATTGGCAACTCCTACAGTACATCCAGAGAACATAGAGCTCATCCAAAACTGGCTAGAAACAAAATTGGCTAACGAGAACCCGATAAGAAAACGAAGCAAAATAAATGATAGAGGTGAGGATACAAGGCACATGGACAACACAACCGGTGCAGTGACAAGAGACACCGTGGCAGACGCGACACGAGGTCCGAAAATGTCACAGGCAGGGCCCATGGCAAGGCGCGAGAAGATGGAGCCAGTGAAAGAAGCGATGCCAGCATGGCCAATATGAGCTTGTGTAAGATTGAGTTCATCACGTATTATAGGGAGGAGAGGTGGAATAGAGAAAGTTGAGAAGAAACATGCGAAGAGCGAGAGCCATGCAAGATGAAAAGCTCTCATGTGAGGCGTTGAAAATGATAGTAATTTCAGTTCAGTGGCTTTGTTATCGGAGTCTACTGGTACTGAGAACACGAGTTCTGGCTCTGTTTTGTTTGGAGTTTCCATGGTCAGAAATTGTGATAAATATTTGTTTTACAGAACTTTATTTTTTGTACATATAGAGAAAAATGCAGGGAATAATAATTTACGTATATACTTACAAATGACAGGACCTTTAACTAGAAACGGTCCCACTTCTTGAATCTACCGGTCCCACTAAATTTTGGGGCGTTTTGAGGCAGGTGATTTGTTAATTTTGATTTGAGGTCGGCGATTTGTTCACGGAAGAATACTTTAAAACAAGAAGGGAAAAATGGGGGTAAGATACAAatattttgtaatttatagtgtcCAACGTAATtcaatttataatattttaatcgAATATTGGagttttttttaataattaagcTGATATGTTTTACAAATAAATATCTATTCTTAGAAATATTGGGATGATCAAAAATTGAATTTGGAATTTGAGATAACAAAAAATAGGCTCTTACCATCTCATCGGATcaaatatttgaatattttttttaGAATAGTTAATCTTATTTATCTTATAAATGAATATGTGAAAATTGAATTCAAAACtcaaaaaagaagaagaagataaaCTCTCCACTTCACCTATTTAATTATGCTCGGATGCTTGAGtttaaaaatgttaaaaaaataatataaataaatataagaGTTGTACATTGGATATAAATGTGTAATTAGAACCAATTTAATGGACCTAAAATGATAATTTAGAAGGAAAATAAGCCAGTTAGCATAGACGTAGCAAGTTTTTCAACGAATACCATCAAAAATAAGAAAACGTACGATTCTAAAATACCTGGGACCAGTTCCAACACTCAACATCCTTTCCGATGTTAAGCAATGTTTGAAACTTGAGAGAAATATCCGGCGATCATTATTTTGTAGGGGTCGAAGATTTTGACATTATTTGCTGGTGTCCCAGCTACAAGGCTTTTATTCGAGAAAAGGCCATCTCATGCCTCTCTGtgcaaccccccccccccccgcccCCGGTTTAGGTTGATAGTGCTCTTTTGATAAATGTTGAAAATATTTGTTGAATCAATAttgtttttaagttttttttacTAATGAGATGGGTTGATACAATTATAGCATTGATTTTTTCTCGAGGGCTGTTTAATTCTTGACAGTTTTGTCTTTTTATcgtaattttgaattaaaaaacaGTTCTGGAAATTTCTATCACTATTTTCCATCCGAGAAGTAAATAGATTCGAAACATATAAAATGAGCTTAATAAGTCATCAAATTTGGTGCTTTTTGGATTGCCCTGGATTTTTTTTAAGCTAGCTAAAACCTTGAGAATAGAAGGAACAGTAATTAAGCTACAATTCATATAGATTACAAACCAAACATTTCATCCAATAATTGCCTTTCTTACAACATTGGAGATGGTCAATAATAAGATGGTACTCTATGGAGTATACCGAATGCAAACCAGAACATCATTTAACTCAAGTAACAACAAGATCTCCTCTGCTGTTTCATAGAACTTCTTCACCTAGGAGTCCGCGTGGTGCCCTGAGTTTTTTTCCGTCAACTATTACCTTCCCGGGGTTTCAATCACATCTCTTTGCAAACCTGATCATGCAGCTACTGAAAACGTCATTAGCAGATTGATTGCCTGAGGATTTGGAGAAGATGGGAAGCAGCTAGCGACACTGAGCATGCATGTTCCAAGAGATAAACTACTAAACTTGATTTGGTATCTACTCAAAATATCGCATTTGACCACCATTGGGTAATCAAGATCCTTTCGGTGTCTAGAAATCTTGAATGTGTAGAGATAAACGCAGACATCATCATAGGCAGTAAGGGTGAAGATGCCGCCATGAATATCCTCGAAATAGCCAGACAGGTTTCCCTTTGATTCAAAGGAGCGCTCGAGACATATCGTATTGACGGAGAAAGCTCGTGCTcggctcgtgttcggctcgg
This sequence is a window from Apium graveolens cultivar Ventura chromosome 9, ASM990537v1, whole genome shotgun sequence. Protein-coding genes within it:
- the LOC141684536 gene encoding high affinity nitrate transporter 2.7; the encoded protein is METPNKTEPELVFSVPVDSDNKATELKLLSFSTPHMRAFHLAWLSLFACFFSTFSIPPLLPIIRDELNLTQAHIGHAGIASFTGSIFSRLAMGPACDIFGPRVASATVSLVTAPVVLSMCLVSSPLSFILLRFLIGFSLANFVSSQFWMSSMFSGCTVGVANGLVAGWANVGSGLAQLIMPLIVAIITSLNISSFLAWRVAFIVPATLQAGTAIMVLTLGQDLPEGNYKQFSSRKTNDEKESVFKGLLHGLLNYRGWILALVYAFCFGVEMTTDNIIAQYFYDRFNLDLETAGAVAASFGLANIVSRPAGGVLSDLMGRLFGMRGRLWSLWLVQLVAGLLCVALGRVGSLWGSILTMFGFSLFVQAASGLTFGVVPFVSNRSLGVISGMTGSGGTVGAVVTQLLLFSGSNKFPTQTGISLMGLLMIFSTLPITLIYFPQWGGMFCGPSIPPDDCYQLIA